The proteins below come from a single Pseudomonas sp. MYb118 genomic window:
- the fliM gene encoding flagellar motor switch protein FliM produces the protein MAVQDLLSQDEIDALLHGVDDGLVQTDTATEPGSVKSYDLTSQDRIVRGRMPTLEMINERFARYTRISMFNMLRRSADVAVGGVQVMKFGEYVHSLYVPTSLNLVKIKPLRGTALFILDAKLVFKLVDNFFGGDGRHAKIEGREFTPTELRVVRMVLEQAFVDLKEAWQAIMEVNFEYINSEVNPAMANIVGPSEAIVVSTFHIELDGGGGDLHVTMPYSMIEPVREMLDAGFQSDLDDQDERWVNALRQDVLDVDVPIGATVARRQLKLRDILHMQPGDIIPVEMPEDMIMRANGVPAFKVKMGSHKGNLALQVIEPIERR, from the coding sequence ATGGCCGTGCAGGACCTGCTGTCCCAGGATGAGATCGACGCGCTGTTGCATGGCGTCGACGATGGTCTGGTACAGACCGATACCGCTACCGAGCCCGGCAGCGTCAAAAGCTATGACCTGACCAGCCAGGATCGCATCGTCCGTGGACGCATGCCGACCCTGGAAATGATCAACGAGCGTTTTGCCCGCTACACGCGCATCAGCATGTTCAACATGCTGCGCCGTTCCGCGGACGTGGCGGTCGGTGGCGTGCAGGTGATGAAGTTCGGCGAATACGTGCACTCGCTGTACGTGCCCACCAGCCTCAACCTGGTCAAGATCAAGCCTTTGCGCGGCACGGCGCTGTTCATTCTCGACGCCAAGCTGGTGTTCAAGCTGGTGGACAACTTTTTTGGCGGCGATGGCCGTCACGCCAAGATCGAAGGGCGTGAATTCACCCCGACCGAGCTGCGCGTGGTGCGCATGGTGCTGGAGCAGGCCTTCGTCGACTTGAAGGAAGCCTGGCAGGCGATCATGGAAGTGAACTTCGAGTACATCAACTCGGAAGTGAACCCGGCCATGGCCAACATCGTCGGCCCGAGCGAGGCCATCGTGGTCTCGACCTTCCACATCGAACTCGATGGCGGTGGCGGCGACCTGCACGTGACCATGCCGTACTCGATGATCGAGCCGGTGCGCGAAATGCTCGACGCCGGCTTCCAGTCGGACCTCGACGACCAGGACGAGCGCTGGGTCAATGCCCTGCGCCAGGACGTGCTGGATGTTGATGTGCCGATCGGTGCCACGGTCGCCCGTCGCCAGTTGAAGCTGCGCGACATCCTGCACATGCAGCCGGGGGACATCATCCCGGTGGAAATGCCTGAAGACATGATCATGCGCGCCAACGGCGTGCCGGCCTTCAAGGTCAAGATGGGTTCGCACAAGGGCAACCTCGCGTTGCAAGTGATCGAGCCGATCGAGCGCCGTTGA
- the fliQ gene encoding flagellar biosynthesis protein FliQ, which yields MTPEVAVDIFREALWLTTMMVAVLVIPSLLVGLLVAMFQAATQINEQTLSFLPRLLVMLVTLIVAGPWLVQTFMEYIIQLYHNIPMVIG from the coding sequence ATGACGCCGGAAGTTGCGGTCGATATCTTCCGTGAAGCCCTGTGGCTGACCACCATGATGGTCGCAGTGCTGGTGATTCCCAGTCTGCTGGTCGGCCTGCTGGTGGCCATGTTCCAGGCCGCTACGCAAATCAACGAACAGACCCTGAGCTTCCTGCCGCGTCTGCTGGTGATGCTGGTGACCCTGATCGTGGCCGGCCCATGGCTGGTGCAGACCTTCATGGAATACATCATCCAGCTGTACCACAACATTCCGATGGTCATCGGTTAA
- the fliP gene encoding flagellar type III secretion system pore protein FliP (The bacterial flagellar biogenesis protein FliP forms a type III secretion system (T3SS)-type pore required for flagellar assembly.) has product MGALRIVLTLALMLAAPLAFAADPLSIPAITLGTNAEGAQEYSVSLQILLIMTALSFIPAFVVLMTSFTRIIIVFSILRQALGLQQTPSNQILTGLALFLTLFIMAPVFDRVNQDALQPYLAEKLTAQDAVAKAQVPIKDFMLAQTRTSDLELFMRLSKRTDIATPDQAPLTILVPAFVTSELKTAFQIGFMIFIPFLIIDMVVASVLMAMGMMMLSPLIISLPFKIMLFVLVDGWALIIGTLASSFGGVSP; this is encoded by the coding sequence ATGGGTGCGCTACGCATCGTCTTGACGCTGGCTCTGATGCTGGCTGCACCGTTGGCCTTCGCCGCGGATCCGTTGTCGATTCCGGCCATCACCCTGGGCACCAATGCCGAGGGCGCGCAGGAGTATTCGGTCAGCCTGCAGATCCTGCTGATCATGACTGCGCTGAGCTTCATCCCGGCGTTCGTCGTGCTGATGACCAGCTTTACCCGGATCATCATTGTCTTCTCGATCCTGCGCCAGGCCCTGGGCCTGCAGCAGACGCCGTCGAACCAGATCCTCACTGGCCTGGCGCTGTTTCTGACCCTGTTCATCATGGCGCCGGTGTTCGACCGGGTGAACCAGGATGCCTTGCAGCCGTACCTGGCGGAAAAGCTCACGGCGCAGGACGCGGTGGCCAAGGCCCAGGTGCCGATCAAGGACTTCATGCTCGCCCAGACCCGCACCAGCGACCTGGAATTGTTCATGCGCCTGTCCAAGCGCACGGACATCGCCACGCCGGATCAGGCGCCGCTGACCATCCTGGTGCCGGCGTTCGTCACATCTGAGCTGAAAACCGCGTTCCAGATCGGTTTCATGATCTTCATTCCGTTTCTGATCATCGACATGGTCGTGGCCAGTGTGCTGATGGCCATGGGTATGATGATGCTCTCGCCGCTGATCATTTCCCTGCCGTTCAAGATCATGCTGTTCGTGCTGGTGGATGGCTGGGCGTTGATCATCGGGACCCTGGCGAGCAGCTTCGGCGGTGTCTCGCCATGA
- the flhA gene encoding flagellar biosynthesis protein FlhA, whose protein sequence is MDRSQLLSSARTNMADLSRGNLGVPLLLLIMLAMMMLPVPPFLLDVFFTFNIALSIVVLLVCVYALRPLDFAVFPTILLVATLLRLALNVASTRVVMLHGQDGHAAAGKVIQAFGEVVIGGNYVVGIVVFAILMIINFVVVTKGAGRISEVSARFTLDAMPGKQMAIDADLNAGLIDQNQAKARRAEVAQEAEFYGSMDGASKFVRGDAIAGLLILFINLIGGMAVGIFQHGMTFGDAGRVYALLTIGDGLVAQLPSLLLSTAAAIMVTRASGSEDMGKQINRQMFSSPKALAVAAGLMAVMGLVPGMPHVSFLSMAALAAGGAYLFWRKQNVAKVQALQEVKRQQELLPSPARAMETKELGWDDVTPIDMIGLEVGYRLIPLVDRNQGGQLLARIKGVRKKLSQDLGFLMPTVHIRDNLDLAPSAYRLTLMGVILAEAEIYPDRELAINPGQVYGSLNGITAKDPAFGLEAVWIEISQRAQAQSLGYTVVDASTVVATHLNQILYKHSSELIGHEEVQQLMQLLAKGSPKLAEELVPGVVSLSQLLKVLQALLAEQVPVRDIRSIAEAIANNAAKSQDTAALVAAVRVGVSRAIVQSIVGTESELPVITLEPRLEQILLNSLQKAGQGSEEGVLLEPSMAEKLQRSLIEAAQRQEMQGQPVILLVAGPVRAMLSRFGRLAVPGIHVLAYQEIPDNKQVTIVATVGPNG, encoded by the coding sequence GTGGATCGCTCTCAGTTACTCAGCAGTGCCCGCACGAACATGGCAGACCTCAGCCGGGGCAATCTGGGCGTGCCGCTGTTGCTGCTGATCATGCTGGCCATGATGATGCTGCCGGTGCCACCGTTCCTGCTGGACGTGTTCTTCACGTTCAACATCGCGCTGTCGATCGTGGTTCTGCTGGTGTGCGTCTACGCCCTGCGGCCTTTGGATTTCGCGGTGTTCCCGACCATCCTGCTGGTGGCGACGCTGTTGCGACTGGCGTTGAACGTGGCCTCCACGCGCGTGGTGATGCTCCACGGCCAGGACGGTCACGCCGCCGCGGGCAAGGTGATCCAGGCCTTCGGTGAAGTGGTGATCGGCGGTAACTACGTGGTCGGTATCGTGGTTTTCGCCATCTTGATGATCATCAACTTCGTCGTGGTGACCAAGGGTGCCGGGCGGATTTCCGAGGTGAGCGCGCGTTTCACCCTCGACGCGATGCCCGGCAAGCAGATGGCGATCGACGCCGACCTCAACGCCGGCCTGATCGACCAGAACCAGGCCAAGGCTCGCCGTGCCGAAGTCGCCCAGGAAGCCGAGTTCTACGGCTCCATGGACGGTGCCAGCAAGTTCGTGCGCGGTGACGCCATCGCCGGCCTGCTGATTCTGTTCATCAACCTGATCGGCGGCATGGCGGTCGGTATCTTCCAGCACGGCATGACCTTCGGTGATGCCGGTCGTGTTTACGCCCTGTTGACCATCGGTGACGGTTTGGTGGCGCAATTGCCATCACTGTTGTTATCTACAGCAGCGGCGATCATGGTGACCCGTGCTTCCGGTTCGGAAGACATGGGCAAACAGATCAATCGCCAGATGTTCTCCTCGCCCAAGGCCCTGGCCGTGGCTGCCGGCCTGATGGCGGTGATGGGGCTGGTGCCGGGCATGCCGCACGTTTCTTTCCTGAGCATGGCCGCCCTGGCTGCCGGTGGCGCCTACCTGTTCTGGAGGAAGCAGAACGTCGCCAAGGTGCAGGCCCTGCAAGAGGTCAAGCGCCAACAGGAACTGCTGCCATCGCCGGCCCGGGCCATGGAAACCAAGGAACTTGGCTGGGATGACGTGACGCCGATCGACATGATCGGCCTGGAAGTCGGCTACCGTCTGATTCCGCTGGTGGACCGCAACCAGGGTGGTCAGTTGCTGGCGCGGATCAAGGGCGTGCGCAAGAAGCTCTCCCAGGACCTGGGCTTCCTGATGCCGACCGTGCACATCCGTGACAACCTCGACCTGGCGCCGAGTGCCTATCGCCTGACCCTGATGGGCGTGATCCTGGCGGAAGCGGAGATTTACCCGGACCGCGAGCTGGCGATCAACCCCGGCCAGGTCTATGGCTCGCTCAACGGCATCACCGCCAAAGATCCGGCTTTCGGGCTGGAGGCGGTCTGGATCGAAATCAGCCAGCGCGCGCAGGCGCAATCGCTGGGTTACACGGTGGTCGATGCGAGTACCGTGGTGGCAACCCACTTGAACCAGATTCTGTACAAGCACTCCAGCGAGCTGATCGGTCACGAGGAAGTGCAGCAACTCATGCAATTGCTGGCCAAGGGCTCGCCGAAACTGGCCGAAGAGCTGGTGCCGGGCGTCGTCTCGTTGTCGCAATTGCTCAAGGTGCTCCAGGCTTTGCTGGCCGAACAGGTGCCGGTGCGCGATATTCGCAGCATTGCCGAGGCGATCGCGAACAATGCCGCCAAGAGTCAAGATACCGCCGCGCTGGTGGCGGCCGTGCGCGTCGGCGTATCCCGCGCAATCGTCCAAAGCATTGTAGGTACTGAGTCTGAGCTACCAGTCATCACCCTGGAGCCAAGGTTGGAACAAATATTGCTCAATAGTCTGCAGAAGGCAGGACAAGGCTCGGAAGAGGGCGTTCTGCTGGAGCCGAGCATGGCCGAGAAGCTGCAGCGTTCGTTGATCGAAGCGGCGCAGCGCCAGGAAATGCAAGGTCAACCGGTCATTCTCCTGGTGGCTGGTCCGGTCCGCGCGATGTTGTCGCGATTTGGCCGGTTGGCGGTCCCGGGTATTCATGTGTTGGCTTATCAGGAAATTCCTGACAACAAGCAAGTGACCATCGTTGCGACAGTAGGGCCCAACGGCTGA
- the fliO gene encoding flagellar biosynthetic protein FliO: MKKVLGSWLLLALSTGALAAEPVASAAAAAPAVGSGVAGQLTQLVLGLLLVLGLIFFLAWLLRRVQQAGPAGKGQVIELIGSRALGPRDRLMLVQVGNEQILLGLSPGTITALHVLKEPVQVPTTEKATPEFAQRLMELMGKDQKDKK, translated from the coding sequence GTGAAAAAGGTTCTGGGTTCCTGGTTGTTGCTGGCGCTTTCCACGGGCGCGCTGGCGGCTGAGCCGGTGGCAAGCGCTGCTGCCGCGGCGCCGGCTGTCGGCAGCGGTGTGGCGGGGCAGTTGACGCAACTGGTGCTGGGTCTGCTGCTGGTGCTGGGGCTGATTTTCTTCCTCGCCTGGTTGTTGCGCCGCGTGCAGCAGGCCGGACCGGCCGGCAAGGGGCAGGTGATCGAGCTGATCGGCTCGCGCGCGCTCGGCCCGCGTGACCGTCTGATGCTGGTACAGGTCGGCAACGAGCAGATTCTGCTCGGGTTGAGCCCCGGCACTATCACGGCGTTGCATGTGCTCAAGGAGCCGGTGCAGGTGCCGACCACCGAGAAAGCCACCCCGGAGTTTGCCCAGCGTCTGATGGAGCTGATGGGCAAGGATCAGAAGGATAAGAAGTAA
- the fliN gene encoding flagellar motor switch protein FliN, whose translation MADEMNTQDDQALADEWAAALEETGEGGQADINALLAADAATSSSNRLPMEEFGSVPKNTDPVSLEGPNLDVILDIPVSISMEVGSTDINIRNLLQLNQGSVIELDRLAGEPLDVLVNGTLIAHGEVVVVNEKFGIRLTDVISPSERIKKLR comes from the coding sequence ATGGCTGACGAAATGAATACCCAGGACGACCAGGCACTGGCCGATGAGTGGGCTGCGGCCCTGGAAGAGACCGGTGAAGGCGGGCAGGCCGATATCAATGCATTGCTGGCTGCCGACGCTGCCACTTCGTCGTCCAACCGCCTGCCGATGGAAGAATTCGGCAGCGTGCCGAAAAACACCGACCCGGTGAGCCTGGAAGGTCCGAACCTGGACGTGATCCTCGACATCCCGGTGTCGATTTCCATGGAAGTCGGCAGCACCGACATCAACATCCGCAACCTGCTGCAACTCAACCAGGGCTCGGTGATCGAACTCGATCGACTGGCCGGTGAGCCGCTGGACGTGCTGGTCAACGGCACGTTGATCGCCCACGGCGAAGTGGTGGTGGTCAACGAGAAGTTCGGCATCCGCCTGACTGACGTGATCAGCCCAAGCGAACGCATCAAGAAGCTGCGCTGA
- the fliR gene encoding flagellar biosynthetic protein FliR, with translation MSSLLQLTDTQISTWVATFMLPLFRVGALLMVMPVFGTTLLPRRIRLYLTVAITVAIVPALPPMPAVNPLDLSGLLLIAEQILVGAVLGFAMQLFFHAFVVAGQIVAVQMGMAFAAMVDPTNGVSVAVIGQFFTMLVTLMFLAMNGHLVVFEVLTESFTTLPVGSGLMVNHFWELAGKLGWVLAAALVLVLPAITALLVVNIAFGIMTRAAPQLNIFSIGFPLTLVLGLFIVWVGLADILNQYQPLASEALQFLRELAQAR, from the coding sequence ATGTCGTCGCTGCTGCAACTGACCGATACCCAGATCAGTACCTGGGTGGCGACGTTCATGTTGCCCCTGTTTCGCGTCGGCGCGCTGCTGATGGTCATGCCGGTGTTCGGTACGACCCTGCTTCCCCGGCGGATTCGCCTGTATCTCACCGTGGCCATTACGGTGGCGATTGTTCCTGCCCTGCCACCGATGCCGGCGGTCAACCCGCTGGATTTGAGCGGCCTGCTGCTGATTGCCGAGCAAATTCTCGTCGGTGCGGTGCTGGGGTTCGCCATGCAGCTGTTTTTCCATGCTTTCGTGGTGGCGGGGCAGATCGTCGCCGTGCAGATGGGGATGGCGTTCGCGGCCATGGTCGACCCGACCAACGGGGTGTCCGTGGCCGTGATCGGGCAGTTTTTCACCATGTTGGTGACGCTGATGTTCCTGGCCATGAATGGCCATCTGGTGGTGTTCGAAGTGCTTACCGAGAGCTTCACCACCTTGCCGGTCGGCAGTGGGTTGATGGTCAATCACTTCTGGGAACTGGCCGGCAAGCTCGGCTGGGTGCTGGCCGCAGCGCTAGTGCTGGTGCTGCCGGCGATCACCGCGCTGCTGGTGGTCAACATCGCGTTTGGCATCATGACCCGCGCGGCGCCACAGCTGAACATTTTCTCCATCGGTTTTCCCCTGACCCTGGTGCTTGGCCTGTTCATTGTCTGGGTCGGCCTGGCGGACATTCTCAATCAGTATCAACCGCTGGCCTCCGAGGCCTTGCAGTTTTTACGCGAACTGGCACAGGCGCGCTGA
- the fliL gene encoding flagellar basal body-associated protein FliL, producing the protein MAKSEAAAVKDPATKGKLKLIIAGVIALLLAIGLSVGATWYFMHSSQSKPAAPVEAAPVGKQAAIFEALLPAFVANYNQNGRQRYMQVSITMMARNQADLDALKVHMPVIRNNLVMLFSAQDFATLASPVGQEMLRQKATASVQEVAQKELGKVVVEQLLFTNFVLQ; encoded by the coding sequence ATGGCGAAGAGCGAAGCTGCAGCAGTAAAAGACCCCGCAACCAAAGGCAAACTCAAGCTGATCATTGCAGGCGTGATAGCGCTGCTGCTGGCGATCGGCTTGTCGGTAGGGGCCACCTGGTACTTCATGCACAGCAGCCAGAGCAAGCCTGCCGCCCCGGTCGAAGCCGCTCCGGTCGGCAAGCAGGCGGCGATTTTCGAGGCGCTGCTGCCCGCATTCGTGGCCAACTACAACCAGAACGGCCGTCAGCGCTACATGCAGGTGAGCATCACCATGATGGCGCGCAACCAGGCGGACCTGGATGCCCTCAAAGTTCACATGCCAGTGATCCGCAACAACCTGGTCATGCTGTTTTCCGCGCAGGATTTCGCCACCCTGGCATCGCCGGTCGGTCAGGAAATGCTGCGTCAGAAAGCCACTGCCAGCGTCCAGGAAGTGGCGCAGAAAGAGCTCGGCAAAGTAGTCGTTGAACAGTTGCTTTTCACTAATTTCGTACTGCAGTAG
- the flhB gene encoding flagellar biosynthesis protein FlhB, with protein sequence MAESESGQDKTEDPTEKKKKDAREKGEIARSKELNTLAIMLAGSCALLIFGGALAQELMELMRQNFTLTREVILDQRSMSTYLMSSGLSALLAIQPIMITLVLAALIGPISLGGWLFAAGSLAPKFSRMNPLAGLKRMFSPKALVELLKAFAKFLIVLIVALTVLSADIDDLLRIAHEPLEMAIIHCLQVVGWSTLWMSCGLIVIAAVDVPVQLWESHKKLLMTKQEVRDEHKDAEGKPEVKQRIRQLQREVSQRRMMAAIPEADVVITNPTHYAVALKYDPDKGSAPVLLAKGSDFLALKIREIAVANQVLMLESPALARSIYYSTELEQEIPGGLYLAVAQVLAYVYQIRQFKAGKGKRPDPLKDDLPIPPDLRRDT encoded by the coding sequence ATGGCTGAGAGCGAAAGCGGGCAGGACAAAACAGAAGACCCCACGGAGAAAAAGAAAAAGGACGCCCGGGAGAAGGGCGAAATTGCTCGCTCCAAGGAACTCAACACCCTGGCGATCATGCTGGCCGGTTCCTGTGCGCTGCTGATTTTCGGCGGGGCGCTGGCCCAGGAGCTGATGGAGTTGATGCGGCAGAACTTCACGCTGACGCGGGAAGTCATCCTCGACCAGCGTTCCATGAGCACCTACCTGATGAGCTCGGGCCTGAGCGCCTTGCTGGCCATCCAGCCGATCATGATCACCCTGGTGCTGGCGGCGCTGATCGGCCCGATTTCCCTCGGTGGCTGGCTGTTCGCGGCCGGCTCGCTGGCGCCGAAATTCAGTCGGATGAACCCCCTGGCGGGCCTCAAGCGGATGTTTTCGCCCAAGGCGCTGGTGGAGCTGCTCAAAGCTTTCGCGAAGTTCCTGATCGTGCTGATCGTGGCGCTGACCGTGTTGTCGGCGGATATCGACGACCTGCTGCGCATCGCCCATGAGCCCCTGGAAATGGCCATCATCCATTGCCTGCAAGTGGTGGGCTGGAGCACTTTGTGGATGTCTTGCGGCTTGATCGTCATCGCGGCCGTGGACGTGCCGGTGCAGCTGTGGGAAAGCCACAAGAAGCTGTTGATGACCAAGCAGGAAGTGCGCGACGAACACAAGGACGCGGAGGGCAAGCCGGAGGTCAAGCAGCGGATTCGCCAGTTGCAGCGTGAAGTTTCCCAGCGGCGCATGATGGCGGCGATTCCCGAAGCCGACGTGGTCATCACCAACCCGACGCACTACGCGGTCGCTCTCAAATACGACCCGGACAAAGGCAGCGCGCCGGTACTGCTGGCCAAGGGCAGCGACTTCCTGGCCCTGAAAATCCGTGAAATTGCCGTGGCCAACCAGGTGTTGATGCTGGAGTCGCCGGCGCTGGCACGTTCGATCTATTACTCCACCGAACTGGAACAGGAAATTCCTGGCGGCCTGTACCTCGCGGTCGCCCAGGTGCTGGCGTACGTCTACCAGATTCGCCAGTTCAAGGCAGGCAAGGGCAAGCGTCCGGATCCGTTGAAGGACGACCTGCCGATTCCGCCGGATTTGCGCCGCGATACCTGA
- the fliA gene encoding RNA polymerase sigma factor FliA, whose product MTASGYNLYKKSARDAQYELIERYAPLVKRIAYHLLARLPASVQVEDLIQAGMIGLLEVSTKYDASKGASFETYAGIRIRGAMLDEVRKGDWAPRSVHRNTRMVSDAIRSIEAKTGRDAKDHEVAAELQLSLDDYYGILNDTLGSRLFSFDDLLQDGEHEGLHEDGASAHLEPSRDLEDERFQAALADAIANLPERERLVLALYYDEELNLKEIGEVLGVSESRVSQLHSQCAARLRGRLGEWRAR is encoded by the coding sequence ATGACAGCCAGCGGTTACAACCTCTACAAGAAGTCGGCGCGTGACGCGCAGTACGAGCTGATCGAGCGTTACGCGCCCCTGGTCAAACGCATTGCCTACCACTTGCTGGCGCGTCTGCCTGCCAGTGTGCAGGTCGAAGACCTGATCCAGGCCGGGATGATCGGCCTGCTGGAAGTGTCGACCAAATACGACGCCAGCAAGGGCGCGAGTTTCGAGACGTACGCGGGCATCCGCATCCGCGGCGCCATGCTCGATGAAGTGCGCAAGGGGGACTGGGCGCCACGTTCGGTCCACCGCAATACCCGCATGGTCAGCGACGCAATTCGCTCGATTGAAGCTAAAACCGGCCGTGACGCTAAAGATCACGAAGTTGCGGCCGAACTCCAATTGAGTCTCGATGATTATTACGGGATTTTGAACGACACCCTGGGCAGCCGGTTATTCAGTTTCGACGATCTTTTGCAGGACGGCGAACACGAAGGTCTGCACGAGGATGGCGCGAGTGCTCATCTCGAGCCGTCACGCGATCTGGAAGATGAACGCTTCCAGGCGGCGCTGGCGGACGCGATTGCCAATTTGCCGGAGCGCGAGCGACTGGTGTTGGCGCTGTACTACGACGAAGAGTTGAATCTCAAGGAAATCGGTGAGGTCCTGGGAGTCAGCGAATCTCGGGTCAGCCAGTTACATAGCCAGTGCGCAGCCCGTTTGCGGGGGCGTTTGGGGGAGTGGCGAGCGCGCTGA
- the fleN gene encoding flagellar synthesis regulator FleN translates to MGSMHPVQVIAVTGGKGGVGKTNVSVNLSLALAELGRRVMLLDADLGLANVDVLLGLTPKRTLADVIEGRCELRDVLLQGPGGIRIVPAASGTQSMVHLSPAQHAGLIQAFSDIGDNLDVLVIDTAAGIGDSVVSFVRAAQEVLLVVCDEPTSITDAYALIKLLNRDYGMNRFRVLANMAQSPQEGRNLFAKLTKVTDRFLDVALQYVGAVPYDESVRKAVQKQRAVYEAFPRSKCSLAFKAIAQKVDTWPLPANPRGHLEFFVERLVQQTAGPVL, encoded by the coding sequence ATGGGCAGCATGCATCCCGTACAGGTGATCGCGGTGACCGGCGGCAAAGGTGGCGTCGGCAAGACTAACGTGTCAGTGAACTTGTCCCTGGCTCTAGCTGAGCTCGGCCGGCGCGTCATGCTGCTGGACGCCGATCTGGGGCTGGCGAACGTCGACGTTCTGCTGGGGCTGACGCCCAAACGTACCCTGGCCGACGTGATCGAAGGCCGCTGTGAGCTGCGCGACGTATTGCTGCAAGGGCCTGGCGGTATCCGTATCGTTCCGGCGGCTTCCGGCACCCAGAGCATGGTGCACCTGAGCCCGGCCCAGCATGCCGGCCTGATCCAGGCGTTCAGCGATATCGGCGACAACCTCGATGTGCTGGTGATCGACACCGCTGCGGGTATTGGTGACTCGGTAGTCAGTTTTGTCCGCGCCGCCCAGGAAGTCCTGCTGGTGGTCTGCGACGAGCCGACCTCGATCACAGACGCCTATGCCCTGATCAAGCTGCTCAACCGCGATTACGGCATGAACCGCTTCCGCGTCCTGGCCAACATGGCCCAGAGCCCGCAGGAAGGGCGCAACCTGTTCGCCAAGTTGACAAAGGTCACGGATCGTTTCCTTGACGTCGCCCTACAATACGTGGGCGCCGTGCCTTACGACGAAAGCGTGCGCAAGGCTGTGCAGAAGCAACGCGCCGTGTATGAAGCTTTCCCGCGTTCCAAGTGCTCCCTGGCCTTCAAGGCTATCGCGCAAAAGGTCGATACCTGGCCACTGCCCGCCAACCCGCGTGGGCATCTGGAATTTTTCGTCGAGCGTCTCGTGCAACAAACGGCAGGACCGGTGCTATGA
- the flhF gene encoding flagellar biosynthesis protein FlhF produces the protein MQVKRFFAADMRQAMKLVRDELGAEAAIIGNRRIAGGVELTAALDYKLSALAPRVPNMELEDELRKTQSRIVTAQAELSLRSEGESDHSTNRQLFAGLPLTAAEPLIEPTYSEPRRAAPAPAPAPAGVDPRTLDSMRSELNSLRELMEVQLGSLAWSQMQGNAPAQANLWRRLQRIGLSGPLSRDLLEMISDVEEPRQAWRMLLAHLARMIATPDVEPLEEGGVIAMVGPAGMGKTTTLAKLAARYVLKYGAQSIALVSMDSYRIGAQEQLKTLGRILNVSVTHVDPGQSLVQALEPLLRKRVVLIDTAGLQASDPALRMQLESLAGRGIRAKNYLVLATTSQKQVLTAAYHSYKRCGLAGCILTKLDETASLGEVLSLAISHELPVAYLTDGPRIPDDLHLPRRHQLVSRAVSVQMQEEPSEEAMADMFADIYHSPSKQVG, from the coding sequence ATGCAAGTTAAGCGTTTTTTCGCCGCCGATATGCGTCAGGCCATGAAACTGGTTCGTGATGAATTGGGCGCTGAGGCCGCCATCATTGGCAACCGCCGGATCGCCGGTGGTGTCGAGCTGACGGCAGCCCTGGATTACAAGCTGTCGGCGCTGGCCCCGCGTGTTCCCAACATGGAACTCGAGGACGAGCTGCGCAAGACCCAGTCGCGGATCGTCACCGCCCAGGCCGAGTTGAGCCTGCGCAGCGAAGGCGAGAGCGATCATTCGACCAATCGCCAGTTGTTCGCCGGCCTGCCGCTCACCGCTGCCGAGCCGCTGATCGAACCGACCTACAGCGAACCGCGTCGTGCCGCACCGGCCCCGGCTCCCGCGCCGGCCGGTGTCGACCCGCGGACCCTGGATTCGATGCGTTCGGAGCTCAACAGCCTGCGCGAACTGATGGAAGTTCAGCTCGGCTCGCTGGCCTGGAGCCAGATGCAGGGTAACGCACCGGCCCAGGCCAACCTCTGGCGTCGCTTGCAGCGCATCGGTTTGTCCGGTCCGTTGTCGCGTGATCTGCTGGAAATGATCAGCGACGTCGAAGAGCCTCGCCAGGCCTGGCGCATGCTGCTGGCGCACCTGGCGCGGATGATCGCCACGCCGGACGTCGAGCCGCTCGAAGAGGGGGGCGTGATTGCCATGGTCGGCCCGGCCGGCATGGGCAAGACCACCACCCTGGCCAAGCTGGCGGCCCGCTACGTACTCAAGTACGGCGCGCAGAGCATCGCCCTGGTCAGCATGGACAGCTACCGCATCGGTGCCCAGGAGCAGCTCAAGACCCTTGGGCGGATTCTCAATGTGTCGGTGACCCACGTCGATCCGGGCCAGTCCCTGGTGCAGGCGCTGGAGCCACTGCTGCGCAAACGCGTGGTGCTGATCGACACTGCGGGCCTCCAGGCCAGCGATCCGGCCCTGCGCATGCAGCTCGAAAGCCTGGCGGGACGTGGCATCCGGGCAAAAAATTACCTGGTATTGGCAACCACTAGCCAGAAACAGGTTCTAACTGCCGCTTATCACAGTTACAAGCGTTGCGGGCTGGCTGGCTGCATCCTGACTAAACTGGATGAAACGGCAAGTCTTGGCGAAGTGTTGAGCCTGGCAATCAGTCATGAATTGCCGGTGGCTTACCTGACCGATGGACCGCGGATTCCGGATGACCTGCATCTGCCGCGTCGTCATCAACTGGTCAGTCGCGCCGTCAGCGTGCAAATGCAGGAAGAACCCAGCGAAGAAGCCATGGCTGACATGTTCGCTGATATCTACCACAGTCCGTCCAAGCAGGTCGGCTGA